A single genomic interval of Burkholderia cepacia ATCC 25416 harbors:
- a CDS encoding Lrp/AsnC family transcriptional regulator has protein sequence MPKRLSPPAVASLDATDRAILAALADDARIATSELARQIGLSAPATADRVRRLEAQGVIAAFTVELDPRALGYTLQAIVRVKPLPGQLHLVEEMLRRIPEFVECDKVTGDDCFICRLYLRTIAHLDDILSKVTERAETSTAIVKSTPVPRRLPPLVEDDGAHR, from the coding sequence ATGCCGAAACGCCTTTCCCCGCCCGCCGTCGCGTCGCTCGACGCGACCGACCGCGCGATCCTCGCGGCGCTGGCCGACGACGCGCGTATCGCAACCAGTGAACTCGCCCGGCAGATCGGGCTGTCGGCCCCCGCGACCGCCGATCGTGTGCGGCGGCTCGAGGCCCAAGGCGTGATCGCCGCGTTCACCGTCGAGCTCGACCCGCGCGCGCTCGGCTACACGCTGCAGGCGATCGTCCGCGTGAAGCCGCTGCCCGGCCAGTTGCATCTCGTCGAAGAGATGCTGCGCCGGATTCCCGAATTCGTGGAGTGCGACAAGGTCACCGGCGACGACTGCTTCATCTGCCGGCTCTACCTGCGCACGATCGCGCACCTCGACGACATCCTGTCGAAAGTGACGGAGCGCGCCGAGACGAGCACCGCGATCGTGAAATCGACGCCGGTGCCGCGCCGGCTGCCGCCGCTCGTCGAGGACGACGGCGCGCACCGCTGA